Within the Amaranthus tricolor cultivar Red isolate AtriRed21 chromosome 15, ASM2621246v1, whole genome shotgun sequence genome, the region atataatcaagtgagatcttttttgaatcatctaatcgaatacttttataatatcaaatttttataatttttagttaagtaTAACTTAAGAtacaaataatcaaaattacgtattaaattacataaatagtaaaatatagcaagtataatgtAACGAAGAAATTATAAAGATCTGATGCACCAAGTAAAAACATATTACTATAATATTTTCTACTAGTATGTtcacaagctcttaataattgATAAACTGATCATCCAAACGTTTGAATAATTAGTGATGTGAAAGATATGAATGCGCCTCTAAAGGCCTTTTTTATATACAATTAAAACGGTTGCATCTCATTTGGGCATATTTGCATAAATTACTGAAATTCATCCAATTAATCGAAATTGAAAATAACCTTATTGAATCTGAAATATTATGtttacttaaaaataaaaaataacttgaTAAAAGATATTATACTCGAAATTTACTTGTCTGAACATTCAAATGAACaaataataaagatattatAGTCGATATTATACTCCTCTGATGAATAGACGAATGGTGATAGAGgttaatataattattccaATCAAGGGTTGGAAACAATTATTTAGTACTAAGCTTGATTAGTACTAAGGTTGTCTTTACTATCTAGATCTCCTTGCAATGAAATCACTTCAATAACCTAATCTACACAAATAACAAGAACCTTCATGGATCGGAGGGCattcaattcaacaaaaatttaAGTCAAGTATCTATGAAGCCTAATTCCAAATGCATTGTGGCCTTAGCTTGGAGGGACTTGACTAGTTGTTGACCTCGTGAAACCTTAATAAATGTTCTTCTACACAAGAGTAAATACAAGAGAATTACTTTACAAACGATGAGTTTAATGGGTTTTCAATAGAATTAGTTACTTACCTTATAGGTTGGGAATGTTGAGTTATATATATCTCTTGATTTACTTGCAGTAATTTTAtccaaattaattataaattaaatgtgGTTGATAAACAGTactcaaaaagcaaatgagacgtttgaaaataaataaagagagtaaattttaataaatataccTAATAGGtaaatgtttgttttttttttttaaaaaaaaaaaagcttgcAAGTTTATttcaacaaatcaaaaaattaatttattattaataatttattttcttattatattaccaccatttaatagaAATAAGTATAAATGGCTGAACaaggaaaatatatatattagccCATGGAAACAAGTGAAGTAGTTGTATTAGTCAATGGAAAATGAATGATAGTTTTCCAAAATGACAGATATAAGTCCAAAAACTTGTTAATGGTCCATTTTAGTCTGATTTTCACAAAATGGCTAAGAAGAGGAATTGGTTGAGTTTCATCAAAAAGCTTTTATTACTACAAACAAATGAGCAGCATCATCAAACCCAAAAGGTAAACATTTCTATTTACATCACTACATTAACTTTCtatatttgttataataattgtaattgtaattgtaattgtaattcTATATGAAGATAAATAGAAGAAGATGGATGATGGGAAAGatcttaaaaaagaaaaaaacacttCCATCACTATCACTATCATCTCCAGAAATTATACAAAAACAGAGTAAGTTTGAAGATGATCAGAGCAGATcatttgaagatgatgatgaatcttcaaaacatattatgttgaaatgtgAAGTGCAGTTGCCAGAGATCATTACAAATAAATCTATAATCTCTTCCATCCAATTTCAACATCAAAATCATGTGAATATTGTAGCCGCAATCAAGATTCAAACTGTTTATCGTGGTTAtcttgtaagtttttttttctcattttttattttttatttatttattttttttagatgatAAGATTGATCCataaaataatacttattttaattgagataagaattattttttttttttacaactttTCTAACATAAAAACACAGCAGGTTTTCCAAGAGAAACTTAGCCTACTAACCAAATTAAGATATCCTTAATTCATAATTTTGATGCTCAATAATATATAGGGATATGAATTGATATTAGATATTTCCATTTTTTTTGACTTTGTCACATTTGGATTTTAACGCTATTTATAattcacttttaatttatattttaatcttaatttataatttatttaaaatatattaagattagatcttatttaatttgccTTAacgcaaaaattattaatattaactattTATAACTTTAACTTATgcccaattaaaaatattaaggttTTAATAATTTCCTTAACAAACATAACCAAACCAAATAGTgacaaaatcaagaaaaaatattaaataaaattatattttgaattttacaaacataaattatatcacctgaaataatattaaattatagaaGTAACTTTTTTCACAAATTATTCTTCAATTGGAAtaataaatattacttttctTTATCTATTTTCTGAtgaacttttaaacatatacgTTAGCTCTTGCCTTAGAAGTTGGTGTATTTCATTTGTTACACTTGCCAAATTGTTTTTCCGGAATTGGCAACTTTTTTCATATTTGAGGCAAATTCTAAGGAAATTAAAGATGTGTTTTTTTGCCACGTTTTTTGAGAGCTTGTTGATAAATACTTTCGGATACTTGATAATAAGGATTTTCAAATAACAAATTATttagaatgtttttttattttgaaattacaTAACTTtaattatacttattttttaagataatattaataactttATCATCAAATCACCCATCAAAATtttgataataaatatttttattgtatttattaaCTTACTAActaaaaacattattttatcttCATTAACAGAACAAATTAACACATTGAGGTGATTCATTAgctatttttaatgtttttatttgattttgttcatctaattaaaaaatttataaaaaactaatctttataaatttatattaaaataaatcaaataaaatttatctagttatgttttaatttataaactaaaaatagaaaaaacaaattaaaagtgagagAGAATTTGTCTGAATATAGTAATTGAGCAAGGTGGAGTTGGCAAATGTGTACGATGATCATGTGGAGTTCACCAGATGGTGTCAGAATCAGACAACATATATCTGTTGGTATATCATGAATCAAAAAAAGTACTCGATACGGATACAAATTACTCCTTGTTTTAACTAAACAAATATTCTTATTAGTTCtgtaaaaaagttttaatttattttatttcttattctCATTAAATTTTCtccatttatattataaattttggtcaaaaataattttattagcctaattttaatattttaataatgattatgTTTTTCACATATCTTCCGAAGTTTGCTGGGTAAATAACGGTGATTTAACAATTTGGCAAATTACTCATAGGTGACAAGTATTTATTGGTCTATGActttaatgattttatttttcttttttgttttgattattttcttaatttttcttttgtggtGATTACAAATCAAAATCACCGTGACTAACTTAGATCTTCtatatatcttccactaacttcattttaataaatttatattcctTTGGTCCCACATTTTCCCACtaacttgataaaaaaaaatttattagttgTGATGCCAAGATTTTTTGcatcaaatttttaaaatttctgttTAATATTTATGATCTCCACTTAGCtttagcttttggttgagtttcttctttaacatggtatcaaaagTGAGAGCAATAAGAGGTCAcaggtttgaatctcaaccacccatcatttaaagtagaatattaAACTTCAGATATGAGGAGGGTTTGTGTCACATTCATAcatctagcccaaagggctttcgtgtgagggggcgcgttagagtatataagatatccTGGGgctttaattatttgtttaagcttttggttgagttactttcttaacaatatatatatttttaatatttatgagaaataataataaagagaaaaaaattggtGCAGGCAAGGAAAGCATTGAGAGCACTGAAAGGATTTGTAAGGCTTCAAGCAATAATAAGAGGAAGAGCAGTAAGAAGGCAGGCAATGACGACACTGAAATGTTTACAGTCAATTGCTAAGATACAATCACAGGTTTGTGCTCAAAGATGTCAATTCATAAGACCCAAGTCACCCAATCATGATGACCTGCAGGATCCTAAAATTCACCATCCTAAGGTACTAATTTTACTACATTCTTATTCTACTGCTAGTAATTTCTATCGTCCCTCCTACTTTTGGAATTGTTACTGCCAAACAAGGTCCTCTTTGTAAAGTTTATGGTTTTTAtgtcaatttaattttatcttataaatccttatgatttaagaaaagaaaatattgaagtattagtatataatactATCTCTTAATCTAAATTCATAATATTTGACTTTTTCTTACTTTATTACTTTCGTGTAAAATAGAATACATATGTTTATGGTAATTGAAACAGTTAATCAAATAAGTATAATACTAGACTTTTGACGCCCACTGATACTAGGGTCCTGTGTTGTAGACCGCTTTGCACATGCTAATCGACGGCTATGCTGCCAAATACTCTCTCTGTCTAGAAATAAAGAGACTCAAATATAAAAAGACGAAAagcaaaaattaagaaaaaaaatatttatatagagAGTATGGGATGATTCTAGTCTCTAGCCGAAAAAGCTCTTGTAAGAATGAGCCTGATAACTAGAGTATATATGACTATAACCATTTGCTTAAATTGTTGCTTTAAGTGATTTCTTGACAATTTTAAATCAAGCTAAAAGACGAAGCATATTCTTCAAgagttattttatattaaatctTTATTGATTCAActtaaaattacaatattatGCATGTAATTTTTTATGGTAAAAACCAAAAATGATTTCAAAGTCTTAATCCAAGAATTACAAGATTTAAATTTATGCATAAAAATAATATCTCTTGACCCACTTGAATAATTAGGACCTCATATGGCAATTTTAATAGCAAGTAACAAAACAGCCCCAGCCCTAACTCACACTCCATAATCCAGAGATATTTTCacaaaattacaatttacataAATTTGAAGATTCTTGATTAATCTTTTAGttgaatttaataatatttagaaATTATGTGACGAAAGGTTTATATAAATTTGAATTTCATTAATTTACCCTTATTAATTAGCCACTGATATGAGGTGAGCATATATTGCATCAATACTTCAGCCAAAAATATCTTGCATGAAGAAAAATATCTTGCGGTTTCaaccattatttttaatttttggttgagttgaccTAATACTACATATCTTACGGCTTCAACCAtcgttttaaatttttgattgagttaCCCTCATACTTAATCTACTTAATTATGTGCCATTTAATATTAGAAAGCCtttaattttaaaggttttgtgCGGTCGAACAGCCTACAAACTGCCCTAttgaaaacaaatatttttataaattattaagttaattatGGTGTATGTCATAAACAATGCAGACACAATCATCTAGGCAACGAAGGAAGGATTGTGAACTTCTGACAAAAGAAGAGCAAATTGACatcattttgaaaaagaaagaagCCATCCTCAGAAGCAAAAGAATCAAAGCATATTCATTTAATCATAGGGTAAAACCTTCATATCACACAAATTCTTAGATGAGAAGGTCTCATAATAAGAATATCTTTATTAAGCTGATTCACGTAGGCTGATCTATGTATATTTAGTctattaaaatgatcacttacaatttaaagtaatcaaacaaaaaataggctaattatataaattcgtctcatggtgagacggtctcatacaaaaccaGCTGTGTATGTAAACATCAAAAGTTTACCAGCCTTATAGCGATGGGGTATTTGGTAAATGACCAATAGCTGATTACAGTGGTTAATTTGAACAATTGATTTTATTAGCCGGTTTTAATAGCCAATTTTGAACCCACTACTACGAAcaacttgttcaaaaatagCTTATTTATAAGGAAAAACTGCGGTGAATAATAcgaccttttgttaattttcctacataATACAACTATTgcttaaccataaataataccaacttagagaggtatttttctagaataataccaactttagtttattaactaatatattaatttttcttgtCTTATAAccacctatagtttgatttttaatatgttatggattttctaggaaaacacccctttaagttgttattattcatgattaatcaatagttcgtattattgtagggaaattaataaaatgttatattattcacggtaatttttcctttttatttataataataagttgtttcaatcaACTAAAttaccaaacattagcattGGATGACTTGACCACTCAAACCactatttgtatcaaaataaacGAAAATTGCTCGGTaagctattttgccaaacaTGCTCAATGTATTTATactcaaaacactattttttcaCAGCATTCTGCAGATTCAGAAGATTGCATAACACAGGGCAGACTAAGGCACTGGCTAGAGCAGTATGTGAGTGATGAACAACCAAAAAAAGACGACAACTTCGGAGGAAAACCGAATCGATTAAGGCACATTGATGGCCTAAACATCTTCGAGGTAACGACTGTACCTCGAAGATCATATCAAACACACAAGAAGCAAAATTCGTGTGGCGAAGAGGGTTTAAACCCGATTTCACCCTTGAATCTTCCAGCTTATATGGCTGCAACCGAATCAGCTAAAGCGAAAGCGAGACCATCAAACTCACCAAGGTTAAGATCTCTTCATATTGAAGCTTATTCGGATAATGATTCACCTTACAAAAACAAGCTATTTTCACCCATGTCTTCTATAAATAGTGAGGCAGCTTGTAGTGGTATTAGTAAGGTTAGTATTAAGTCTAGTTTTACTTCTTCTCAACAGAAATCGCCaagctttaaaaaaatatcaggTCCTATCAGATCACACAAGAACgtctaattaattatatatgtttgtCTACATTTTTACATTGATTGTAACCTTAGCTTGTAGGTGGTGATTAACATATcaatttaatatgttttatattttgttttttctttttttattttattttcttacggGTTTTTAATCAGAGGTGTCAACTCACCGAAATTATATAGGGTGCATCGAAAGGTTGGTGTACCTTAGTGAATTTATTGTTTGTATATGTGTGCTCGATCgtgaaataagaaaataaactgaaaataaTATAGATTAACTTGCACTTAAATGCTTTGTATATGATCGTGAAtttcaaaagatttaaaactaAATTTTGTATAGAAAAGTTAGGGTTTTTATTgctaaggaaccaactcaagtaaaagtttaagttgatggttgaggtcccacgatatgttatatactctaatacgccccctcacacgagagtccATTGGGCAAGAAGTGTGGATACGCACATGCGCTGAATgttattccactttaaatgaggggttgttgagattcgaacccatgACCTCCAGCCACgcaagcttctgataccatattaggttgttataattcgtcacataataTCACCGTGGCCCACATGTGTGGACAGGGCCTCCCCCTGGGCTCAGGTCTACAAACCCACGGGttaagagcgttgacttgctcATACACTTGATGAGGTTCATTACTTTTTAAAACCATATAGTAATAGGAGGATTAGCCCACCCAATATATATACAAGTCCACAACTctctattttaaattaataatgtaaaatactCTAAGTGTGACcgatattcttttttttaaggATGTATtggttattttattttcaatttttgcaATAGAGAGTGCAATAATATAGATTATAGGCTAACTCGTTCGACTTCATCCAATGTTTGTGATGATGTGTAGTTGGGTAATGATCCATCTTAGACCAATAACTTTGTATTGTCGGAAAATTTTGGATGATTTATGTTAGAATGATCATACAAAAAAAAAGCCAATCTTATATAAGCTATCTAAAGTAAAGAATATTTTTCAGATCCAACCCATTAAACTTTACAGTTCATTTGATTAGTGATATTAAATATAGGGTCGGCCCATTACTTAACAACTCATCAATCAAACTACTTACAAAACCATTGCTACCACTGCTCATACTCTTAGCCCAACACCAACCCACCACCACCATAAAAAGACTCCCCTCCATCATTACTAAATCAAGGGCCAAATTAATCTAAGCAAACAAGTTTTGTTATTGAAAATGAAACTTTACTAAGCAATGGAGGATTCATTACTATTGAATTTAATGGTCAATTGGACATAAAAAGGTATGAATTGGAAAACTAACTTATATTAGTAGAATTGATGTCAACATTGGAGAAGGTAAGATGGATCTCTGCAACTAATTAATTTGCATAAGTGAGAAGatgtagagaaaaaaaaaatcagttaaatgtatttaaatttgcaaagaaaaaaaacCTTTGGTTGCCATTGttgagtatagagtatagaagAGGATTAGACTTTTAAAGAAGTAATTTTCCTTTCCAAAGTATGAGCTTTTCCCAAATGAGTAATTTTAGGCTTCGTACTTTATCAGTCTTACCGTTTTTCCTCCCTTCTGTCTGAATTCTTGggcctttttctttttaatttattattcacTTGGGCCTTTCTACTATTACATTTAGACTTTTTAAAATTGGGCCTAGGCGGTggctagggatggtcatggggtgAGTTTAGCTAGATTCGGATTtggattcttttatttttttatagatttagATCTGGattcggaccctaagggtctaaaATTTTTCAGACCCAAACCCTCCGAATCTGATGGGCCTAGGATTCTTAATGGGTCTAAAATAAAGtatctttgatttg harbors:
- the LOC130801961 gene encoding protein IQ-DOMAIN 11, whose product is MAKKRNWLSFIKKLLLLQTNEQHHQTQKINRRRWMMGKILKKKKTLPSLSLSSPEIIQKQSKFEDDQSRSFEDDDESSKHIMLKCEVQLPEIITNKSIISSIQFQHQNHVNIVAAIKIQTVYRGYLARKALRALKGFVRLQAIIRGRAVRRQAMTTLKCLQSIAKIQSQVCAQRCQFIRPKSPNHDDLQDPKIHHPKTQSSRQRRKDCELLTKEEQIDIILKKKEAILRSKRIKAYSFNHRHSADSEDCITQGRLRHWLEQYVSDEQPKKDDNFGGKPNRLRHIDGLNIFEVTTVPRRSYQTHKKQNSCGEEGLNPISPLNLPAYMAATESAKAKARPSNSPRLRSLHIEAYSDNDSPYKNKLFSPMSSINSEAACSGISKVSIKSSFTSSQQKSPSFKKISGPIRSHKNV